The following DNA comes from Nocardioides panzhihuensis.
GACACCCAGACGCTGTACTCGGGCAAGGTCCACGGCTACCACCCGCACCCGGACTACTCCTCCCGCGAGCTCCAGAACGTCTGGATGGAGCAGGAGTGAGCAGCGGCCCTCCCGTCCAGAAGGAGTACCGTCGGGACGACTCGTGCCGCATCGAGGCGATGTGGGACGTCGGCGAGGCACCGCCGCGACCCGGGGAGCCGGTGGAGGTCGCCGCCGGCGTCCACCTCCTGCTCGCGCCGAACGCCAACCACTGGACGTACGAGGGCACCAACACCTGGATCGTCGTCGGGGACGGTCGGGCCGTGGTCATCGACCCCGGTCCGACCGACCCCGGGCACCTGGACCGGATCGACGAGGTGGTCCGAGGAGCGGGCGCCCGCGTGGAGACGGTCCTCCTCAGCCACCATCACGGCGACCACTCCCAGGCTGCCAGTGCGGTCGCCGAGCGTTGGCAGGCCGCGATCAGACCACGGGTCCAGCAGGGGGTCATCCCCGACGGGACCCGGCTCGACCTGGGCCGGCGTACGGAGATCCGCACCCTCTCCACCCCTGGGCACACCTCCGACGGCGTGAGCTTCTCGCTCGGCGACCGTCGCGTGATGCTCACCGGCGACACCGTCCTGGCCCGGTTCAACCCCTACATCTCGCATCCTGACGGCACGGTGGCTGACATCCTCGGCTCGATGGCCAGGATCGCCGACCTGGTCGACGACGACTGGATCCTGCTGCCGGGCCACGGGCCGGCGGTGCGCGAGCCGACCACCTACCTGCACGCGCGGATCGCCGACAGGCAGCGCCGGATCGACCAGATCGCCGGGCTGCTCGCCGACGGGGTGGCCCGCGAGCAGATCACCGACCACGTCTACGCCAAGGTCGACGACCAACGTCGTCCGGCCGCCCGGGCCTCGGTCGAGGCCATCCTCCACTACCTCGACACTCGCGCCGTCCGGATGCGGGAGAAAGGCAGCACCGTATGACCACGAAGACCCCAGAGGTGTCTCCGGAGGCGCGGTTCGCGCCCCGGGCGACACCGGAGACCCAGCCCTACTGGGACGCCACCGCCGCCGGCCGGCTCGACCTGCCGAGGTGCAGACCGTGCGACCAGGTCTTCTTCTATCCGCGCTCGTCCTGCCCGCAGTGCGGCTCCATCGATCTCGAGTGGGTCACCTGCTCGGGCAAGGGGCTGCTGCACACCTACGTCGTCTCCCACCGCCCCGCGCCCGGCTTCCCGGTCCCGACGGTGATCGCCGTGGTCGAGCTCGAGGAGGGCCCTCGGATGATGACCAACCTCGTCGATGCGGACCCGGAGACGCTCGAGCTCGACATGCCGGTCGAGGTCCGCTTCGAGCAACGTACGGGCGCTGCCGTGCCCGTCTTCGCCCCTGTACCCGAGAACGCCGGGAAGGAGGTGGCCCGATGAGTCGCGAAGTCGTCATCATGGGCGCGGCCGAGACCGACATCGGCAAGCTGCCCACCACCTCGACCCTCGAGCTGCACGTCGAGGGCGCGCGGCGGGCGCTCGCCGACGCGAACCTGTCCAAGGACCAGGTCGACGGCATCGCGTCGGTCTCGGTCCCCGGCCCGATCCAGGTCTCGCACGCCCTCGGGATCACCCCGACCTACGTCGACGGCACCGGGGTCGGCGGCTCCTCCTTCCTCTTCCACGTACGTCACGCGACAGCGGCGATCAAGGCCGGCTACGCCGACGTCGTGCTGATCACCCACGGTGAGTCCGGCCGGTCCCGGGTGGGCGCCCCGCCGTATCCGCGCGCCAACGACTCCGTGATGGCGCAGTTCGAGATGCCGTACGGCATCGTCGGTCCGCCGACCAGCTTCACCGTGCCCGCCCGCCGGTTCCTGCACGAGACCGACAACACCCTCGAGCAGCTCGCCGAGGTCGCGGTCGCGCAGCGGCGCTGGGCCTCCCGCAACCCGCGGGCGATGTTCCGGGACGAGGTCACCGTCGACGACGTCCTAGGCGCCAAGATGATCGCCGACCCGTTCACCCTGCTGATGTGCTGCCTGGTGACCGACGGCGGTGGAGCACTGGTCGTCGCCTCCCGCGAGTTCGCCGAGGCGCACGGCAGCGACAAGCCGCTGGTCCACATCCTCG
Coding sequences within:
- a CDS encoding thiolase C-terminal domain-containing protein, which encodes MSREVVIMGAAETDIGKLPTTSTLELHVEGARRALADANLSKDQVDGIASVSVPGPIQVSHALGITPTYVDGTGVGGSSFLFHVRHATAAIKAGYADVVLITHGESGRSRVGAPPYPRANDSVMAQFEMPYGIVGPPTSFTVPARRFLHETDNTLEQLAEVAVAQRRWASRNPRAMFRDEVTVDDVLGAKMIADPFTLLMCCLVTDGGGALVVASREFAEAHGSDKPLVHILGTGEAATTPLISQMEDMTRCKQFTLSSQAAFKESGTSPADIDHLMIYDAFAHVPLYGLEDMGFVGRGESGAFVADGHTSPGGRLPMNTNGGGMSYTHTGMYGMFAIQESVRQLRGEAAAQVDDVSTSLVLGNGGMFMSAATLILANQP
- a CDS encoding MBL fold metallo-hydrolase, translated to MSSGPPVQKEYRRDDSCRIEAMWDVGEAPPRPGEPVEVAAGVHLLLAPNANHWTYEGTNTWIVVGDGRAVVIDPGPTDPGHLDRIDEVVRGAGARVETVLLSHHHGDHSQAASAVAERWQAAIRPRVQQGVIPDGTRLDLGRRTEIRTLSTPGHTSDGVSFSLGDRRVMLTGDTVLARFNPYISHPDGTVADILGSMARIADLVDDDWILLPGHGPAVREPTTYLHARIADRQRRIDQIAGLLADGVAREQITDHVYAKVDDQRRPAARASVEAILHYLDTRAVRMREKGSTV
- a CDS encoding Zn-ribbon domain-containing OB-fold protein, yielding MTTKTPEVSPEARFAPRATPETQPYWDATAAGRLDLPRCRPCDQVFFYPRSSCPQCGSIDLEWVTCSGKGLLHTYVVSHRPAPGFPVPTVIAVVELEEGPRMMTNLVDADPETLELDMPVEVRFEQRTGAAVPVFAPVPENAGKEVAR